A genomic stretch from Pristiophorus japonicus isolate sPriJap1 chromosome 6, sPriJap1.hap1, whole genome shotgun sequence includes:
- the zbtb33 gene encoding transcriptional regulator Kaiso, which yields MENKKLISATDIHHPGTLLKSLNEQRVQGLFCDITIIVEDRKFRAHKNVLSSASSYFHQLFSLDGTINIYGQVLELNFIRAEVFAEVLNFIYSSKLVRVNAELVSELIQSGQALGLKFLADLGESLSKLKGVAPGADSAASVTDSKGEASQKVAADLTVEPGRLIMHVEEGGLGPRITDAFSLSSAEFRDSKGNSKDSPSAEDSEDNDDVIFCSEITPPKQPSNVASNSSVQTNIIPSIPVSSDNLGVQTKHVTLVPETTLKVGDFKVKISDSSAGSGQNTVISQQSTKAISVMYVQDGKLPVIVDKTAGIDTLSKGCRVYANIDTTPNTYHIVVPNKDDLANRDLKQSKEPGSPEKKLLLIGDKVSGDGGHSSIEIMPENSANHLNNSRPVFINDEYFPDAKRMKREQDHYELVVDGRVFYVCIVCKRSYACLTSLRRHFNVHSWEKKYPCHYCEKVFPLAEYRTKHEILHTGERRYQCLTCGETFINYQVMASHIRSVHSKKTGKSAAEDETVSDSKLYRLLPCKTLQIRQYGFLTAGASGAMAEINEDGIVYHVEDEDDADAPQQTPQTIGGSKPASWDDIFPQEGTPVYRYNSLDGNSELEFVIPESFRELA from the coding sequence ATGGAGAACAAAAAACTTATTAGTGCAACTGACATTCATCACCCGGGAACATTGTTGAAGTCTCTTAACGAGCAGCGTGTGCAAGGATTATTCTGTGATATTACCATAATTGTGGAAGATCGCAAATTTCGAGCACATAAGAATGTCTTGTCATCTGCCAGTAGCTACTTCCATCAGCTTTTCAGTCTCGACGGCACTATCAACATATATGGACAGGTCCTTGAGCTGAACTTCATCAGAGCAGAGGTATTTGCAGAGGTTCTGAATTTTATCTACAGCTCCAAATTGGTGCGTGTGAATGCTGAACTTGTAAGTGAGTTGATTCAGTCTGGGCAGGCCCTGGGGCTAAAATTTCTTGCTGACTTAGGTGAATCTCTCTCAAAGCTCAAAGGAGTAGCACCTGGGGCGGACAGTGCTGCTTCTGTGACAGATTCCAAGGGCGAGGCCTCACAGAAGGTTGCTGCTGATCTAACAGTGGAACCTGGACGCTTGATCATGCACGTTGAAGAAGGAGGTCTGGGACCAAGAATAACTGATGCTTTCTCTCTGTCTAGTGCAGAGTTTAGGGATTCTAAAGGTAACAGTAAAGACTCGCCCAGTGCTGAAGACTCGGAGGATAATGATGATGTCATTTTCTGCAGCGAAATCACACCCCCTAAGCAACCCTCCAATGTCGCTAGTAACAGTTCAGTGCAAACAAATATTATTCCCAGTATACCAGTGAGCTCTGACAACTTAGGGGTTCAAACGAAACATGTCACTCTGGTGCCAGAGACAACCTTGAAAGTTGGGGATTTTAAAGTCAAAATCTCTGACAGTAGCGCAGGAAGTGGGCAGAATACTGTAATTAGCCAGCAAAGCACAAAGGCCATAAGTGTGATGTACGTTCAAGATGGCAAACTGCCGGTAATCGTAGATAAAACGGCTGGTATTGATACTTTGTCAAAAGGTTGCAGAGTCTATGCAAATATCGACACAACCCCCAACACCTATCACATTGTGGTACCAAACAAAGATGACCTTGCCAACCGTGACCTCAAACAGAGCAAGGAGCCTGGATCCCCTGAAAAAAAGCTGCTTCTGATCGGAGACAAGGTATCTGGTGATGGAGGCCACTCAAGTATTGAAATCATGCCTGAAAATTCTGCTAATCATTTAAATAACTCGAGACCTGTGTTCATCAATGACGAGTACTTTCCAGATGCAAAACGAATGAAAAGGGAACAAGATCATTATGAATTGGTTGTAGACGGTCGAGTCTTTTATGTTTGTATTGTTTGTAAGCGATCATATGCATGCCTGACGAGCCTGAGAAGGCACTTCAACGTTCAttcctgggagaagaaataccCATGCCATTACTGTGAGAAAGTGTTCCCTCTTGCAGAATATCGTACTAAGCATGAAATTCTCCACACCGGCGAACGGCGATACCAGTGCTTGACCTGCGGCGAGACCTTTATCAACTACCAGGTGATGGCATCGCACATTCGGTCAGTCCACAGCAAAAAGACTGGCAAGAGTGCAGCTGAAGATGAAACCGTCTCCGATTCAAAACTTTACCGCTTGCTGCCGTGCAAAACCTTACAGATCAGGCAGTACGGGTTCCTGACTGCAGGTGCATCGGGCGCCATGGCGGAGATTAATGAGGATGGAATTGTATATCATGTCGAAGATGAAGATGATGCAGATGCTCCACAGCAGACCCCGCAGACCATAGGAGGCAGCAAGCCAGCGAGCTGGGATGATATTTTTCCTCAGGAGGGAACTCCTGTTTACAGGTACAATTCCTTAGATGGCAATTCCGAATTAGAGTTTGTTATACCAGAGTCCTTCAGAGAACTGGCATGA